Proteins encoded together in one Pseudoalteromonas xiamenensis window:
- a CDS encoding alpha/beta hydrolase: MVISKTEGTKKLKILLIIIFLALLPVTWVSANQLGTTFTIHSKHLNEERKIVVSLPSNYKDEPFYKFPVLYLTDASSQLDHTASMIHYLSDGISPMIVVGIFTPDRWNELKPFTRDKQPNPKAESLRKFIVEEVKGFINKNYRTLDYSIFAGHSLGGSFAINAYIKDATDFDVFFALAPNFAMGNEVMFEQLPNAFAHQKQPKVYFQFEGVTPFTTPINSYARLNTMLLKYPLLKTTHKVQLFENEDHMTIPHIGLYRGLTEIYKDWFLYIPSIVEDKKAIKNHFQGLSKRIGYQVNPTESYFRDLIGAMISMEHIDTAAYAAEMAKEFYPESHFSYVLLADVAHAKKNATQEAKWLKKAIMLSSHDVERQSQYQKRLASL; encoded by the coding sequence GTGGTAATTAGTAAAACAGAAGGGACTAAAAAATTGAAGATTTTATTAATCATTATTTTTCTTGCGTTGTTGCCAGTAACTTGGGTAAGTGCAAATCAATTGGGAACGACATTTACAATTCACTCTAAGCACTTAAATGAAGAAAGGAAAATTGTAGTGTCACTGCCATCCAACTATAAAGATGAGCCATTTTATAAGTTTCCGGTCTTGTATTTAACCGATGCTAGTAGTCAACTAGACCATACTGCTAGCATGATCCATTACTTATCAGATGGTATCAGTCCAATGATTGTGGTTGGCATCTTTACCCCAGACCGCTGGAACGAGTTAAAGCCCTTTACTCGAGACAAACAACCTAACCCAAAAGCAGAAAGCTTAAGAAAGTTTATTGTGGAAGAGGTGAAGGGGTTTATTAACAAAAATTATCGGACGCTTGATTATTCTATTTTTGCAGGGCATTCGTTAGGCGGCTCTTTCGCGATCAATGCATATATTAAAGATGCAACAGACTTTGATGTTTTTTTCGCTCTAGCCCCCAATTTTGCAATGGGTAATGAAGTGATGTTTGAGCAGTTACCTAATGCGTTTGCTCACCAAAAGCAGCCTAAAGTGTATTTTCAATTTGAGGGGGTTACCCCGTTTACAACGCCGATTAACAGCTATGCTCGTTTAAATACTATGTTGCTTAAATACCCACTTTTAAAAACGACTCATAAGGTACAACTTTTTGAAAATGAAGATCATATGACGATACCCCATATCGGCTTATACCGTGGGTTAACAGAGATCTATAAAGATTGGTTTTTATACATTCCTTCTATAGTGGAAGATAAAAAGGCCATTAAAAATCATTTTCAGGGGCTATCAAAGCGAATTGGATATCAGGTGAACCCGACGGAGTCTTACTTTAGAGATTTAATTGGTGCGATGATTAGCATGGAGCATATTGATACCGCTGCATATGCTGCAGAAATGGCAAAAGAATTTTACCCAGAGTCACATTTTAGCTACGTGTTATTAGCTGATGTAGCGCATGCGAAAAAGAATGCTACTCAAGAAGCGAAGTGGCTTAAAAAAGCGATAATGCTATCCTCTCACGATGTTGAGAGGCAGAGCCAATATCAAAAAAGGCTGGCTAGCTTATAA
- the nth gene encoding endonuclease III, whose translation MNKDKRIEILTRLRDENPNPETELEYTSPFELLVAVTLSAQATDVSVNKATRKLFPVANTPEAIVALGVEGLKEYIKTIGLFNSKANNVVKLSQILVEQHNSEVPENREALEALPGVGRKTANVVLNCAFGWPTIAVDTHIFRVSNRTKFAMGKDVVAVEEKLDKVVPKEFKVDVHHWLILHGRYVCTARKPKCGACLIEDLCEFKEKTE comes from the coding sequence GTGAATAAAGACAAAAGAATCGAGATCCTAACGCGTCTCAGAGATGAAAACCCAAATCCTGAAACTGAGCTAGAATATACCTCACCTTTTGAATTGTTGGTTGCGGTTACCTTATCTGCACAAGCAACGGACGTAAGTGTCAACAAAGCGACAAGAAAGCTCTTTCCTGTCGCAAATACCCCTGAAGCAATCGTCGCGCTGGGTGTTGAGGGTCTTAAGGAGTACATCAAAACCATCGGCTTATTTAATTCGAAAGCCAATAATGTCGTGAAACTCTCACAAATTCTAGTCGAGCAACACAACTCTGAAGTACCTGAAAATCGCGAAGCGCTCGAAGCGCTTCCTGGCGTTGGTCGTAAAACGGCCAACGTGGTCCTTAACTGTGCCTTCGGTTGGCCGACCATCGCCGTAGATACACATATCTTCCGCGTTTCAAACCGCACCAAATTTGCTATGGGCAAAGACGTCGTTGCGGTTGAAGAAAAACTCGATAAAGTCGTACCGAAGGAATTTAAAGTCGACGTACACCATTGGCTGATCCTGCATGGTCGTTATGTGTGTACCGCAAGAAAACCCAAATGCGGAGCATGTTTGATTGAAGACTTGTGCGAGTTTAAAGAGAAGACAGAGTAA
- the rsxG gene encoding electron transport complex subunit RsxG — protein sequence MIFNSMSKNGLILMAFALATTASVALVNELTKDRIAKQSQQQLVALLAEVLPAGSYDNALTENCVVVNDKSLSPKESMTIYRATLNGMPSALVIQHKTMKGYNGNIEMITAIDKSGNVSGVRVTQHAETPGLGDKVELTKSPWILSFANTQITKENDPQFKVKRDGGRFDQFTGATITPRAVVNSVSAASWFGTANFERIFNAPNACKGESHE from the coding sequence ATGATTTTTAATTCCATGTCCAAAAATGGTCTGATCTTAATGGCTTTTGCCCTAGCCACTACGGCTTCCGTTGCACTCGTTAATGAGCTAACAAAAGATCGTATTGCAAAGCAAAGCCAACAGCAATTGGTTGCGCTTCTTGCTGAAGTATTGCCTGCTGGCAGTTACGACAATGCGTTAACCGAAAACTGTGTTGTGGTGAACGATAAAAGCCTTTCGCCTAAAGAATCCATGACGATTTATCGAGCAACGCTCAACGGTATGCCTTCTGCTTTGGTCATTCAGCACAAAACGATGAAAGGCTATAACGGCAATATCGAGATGATCACCGCAATTGATAAAAGCGGCAACGTTTCAGGGGTGCGAGTCACGCAACACGCCGAAACTCCCGGACTGGGTGACAAAGTCGAGCTCACTAAATCACCATGGATTTTAAGTTTCGCCAACACTCAAATCACCAAAGAAAACGACCCGCAGTTTAAAGTTAAGCGCGATGGTGGACGTTTCGACCAGTTTACAGGCGCGACTATCACACCGCGAGCAGTGGTCAATTCAGTGTCCGCTGCAAGCTGGTTTGGTACAGCAAACTTCGAACGCATATTCAATGCCCCTAATGCCTGTAAAGGAGAATCGCATGAGTGA
- a CDS encoding electron transport complex subunit E: MSDVNSIIKEGLWKNNPALVQLLGLCPLLAVTSTVTNALGLGFATMLVLIGSNLTVSLVRNWVPKDIRIPVFVMIIAAFVTVVQLLMNAYTFGLYQSLGIFIPLIVTNCVIIGRAEAFASKNTAPLSALDGFMMGLGFTAVLFVLGGMRELIGQGTLFDGANLLLGDWATVLRIEVLHFDNQLLVAILPPGAFLGLGLLIALKNIYDAKQKAQLAQAEVEKAPRARVTSLS, encoded by the coding sequence ATGAGTGATGTCAATTCCATCATCAAAGAAGGGCTTTGGAAAAATAACCCAGCTCTTGTGCAACTTTTAGGTTTGTGCCCGTTGCTGGCAGTTACCTCAACCGTAACAAATGCTTTAGGCCTTGGCTTCGCAACAATGTTAGTGCTCATCGGTTCCAACCTAACGGTGTCACTTGTACGAAATTGGGTACCTAAAGACATTCGTATTCCTGTTTTCGTGATGATCATTGCTGCTTTCGTTACGGTAGTTCAACTTCTCATGAATGCCTATACGTTTGGCCTATATCAATCGTTAGGTATTTTTATCCCACTGATCGTGACAAACTGCGTCATTATTGGCCGTGCTGAAGCGTTTGCGTCTAAGAATACGGCGCCGCTTTCTGCTCTGGACGGCTTCATGATGGGGCTTGGTTTTACTGCCGTACTATTTGTACTGGGTGGTATGCGCGAGCTGATTGGTCAAGGTACCCTTTTTGATGGCGCTAACCTGTTATTAGGAGACTGGGCAACTGTGCTACGTATCGAAGTGTTGCATTTTGACAATCAGCTTCTTGTCGCTATTTTGCCACCGGGTGCATTTTTGGGTTTAGGTTTATTAATCGCTCTAAAGAATATTTACGACGCCAAACAAAAGGCACAATTAGCGCAAGCAGAAGTAGAAAAAGCACCAAGAGCCCGGGTGACGAGTTTAAGTTAA